From a single Vampirovibrio chlorellavorus genomic region:
- a CDS encoding tetratricopeptide repeat protein — MKKTIRSFLGSFLDTVGQYNRIVSDYLRAVESSPDHGMAYVNWGVDLAQNGQLEEALAKFKQASEIAPNRYEPYLNWGVALAKLNRLDEAIEQFKCCIEKDPGQVNPYMLWGAVLMTQGKVEEACQLYEKAIALNPGNPEPHVNWGIALARQGNYREAIKHFRQALAISGHQPQVYFLWGAILAELQDYQGAIEKFRITLRFLPKHAEAFYFWSVALNRLGRYEEALSKSRRAIELGWEKAEAYLNQGDILANLKRPDVAIENYKQATLLNPELPEAYLSWGIALCQQGHYEEGFQQFAHCHALQADFPGLESEWGQQLLECGQFEAALPHLNKAFAQEPDNLTLIMNLALALIKTGRSEEAIPHLKAIEQRDQWNPQAHYLLGTYYMGLEDWLKAKAHLQKALMEKPDLDDAAVNLALVLCEQGETLEAVRQMRPIIRRKPESAQINFFYGLVLYRHGDLKDALNKYRKTLQLEPEHRSARVAMAETLMQLGESGEAQDFLLQVLRQEPQNVPALYLLGLCHMRLAEALSASTERQVQWQAAQATFHSLLGIVPGHLEAQVNLALLAGLLDSVEALNSGFGLLLNDASPAESALICYYWSEALRQVGEVEAATEKLAQAKALNPDIETLMQSVAL, encoded by the coding sequence ATGAAGAAAACCATACGCAGCTTTCTGGGCAGTTTTCTGGATACAGTCGGGCAGTACAACCGTATTGTGTCCGATTACTTGCGTGCCGTGGAGTCCTCCCCTGACCATGGCATGGCCTATGTGAACTGGGGTGTGGATTTGGCCCAGAACGGCCAGCTGGAAGAAGCGCTGGCCAAATTCAAGCAGGCCAGCGAGATTGCCCCCAATCGCTACGAGCCTTACCTGAACTGGGGGGTGGCTCTGGCCAAGCTGAACCGGCTGGATGAGGCCATTGAACAGTTTAAATGCTGCATTGAAAAAGATCCCGGACAGGTCAACCCCTACATGCTTTGGGGGGCGGTTCTCATGACTCAGGGGAAGGTTGAAGAGGCCTGCCAGTTGTACGAGAAGGCCATTGCCTTGAACCCCGGAAATCCGGAACCCCACGTGAACTGGGGCATTGCTTTGGCCCGGCAGGGCAATTACCGGGAGGCCATCAAGCATTTCAGGCAGGCCTTGGCCATCTCTGGCCATCAGCCCCAGGTTTATTTTTTATGGGGAGCCATTTTGGCCGAGCTTCAGGACTATCAGGGGGCCATCGAAAAATTCAGGATTACCTTGCGCTTTCTGCCCAAGCACGCCGAGGCCTTTTACTTCTGGAGCGTGGCCCTGAACCGGTTGGGACGCTATGAAGAGGCCCTGAGCAAATCCCGCAGGGCGATTGAACTGGGTTGGGAGAAGGCGGAGGCCTACCTGAACCAGGGCGATATTCTGGCCAATTTAAAGCGGCCGGATGTGGCCATTGAGAACTACAAGCAGGCCACCCTCCTCAACCCGGAACTCCCGGAAGCCTATCTAAGCTGGGGGATTGCCCTGTGCCAGCAAGGGCACTATGAGGAAGGTTTTCAGCAATTTGCCCACTGCCATGCCCTGCAGGCGGATTTTCCGGGACTGGAATCCGAATGGGGACAACAGCTATTGGAGTGTGGCCAGTTTGAAGCGGCCTTGCCGCATTTGAACAAGGCGTTTGCCCAAGAGCCGGACAACCTGACCCTGATTATGAATCTGGCCCTGGCCCTGATCAAAACCGGCCGCTCCGAAGAGGCCATTCCGCACCTGAAGGCCATTGAGCAACGGGATCAGTGGAACCCGCAAGCCCATTATTTGCTGGGCACCTATTACATGGGGCTGGAAGACTGGCTCAAAGCCAAAGCGCACTTACAAAAAGCCCTGATGGAGAAGCCCGACCTCGATGATGCCGCTGTCAATCTGGCGCTGGTGCTGTGCGAACAGGGGGAAACGCTGGAGGCCGTGCGGCAGATGCGTCCCATCATCCGCCGTAAGCCGGAGTCGGCCCAAATTAACTTTTTTTACGGCTTGGTCTTGTACCGCCACGGCGATCTCAAGGACGCCCTGAACAAGTACCGCAAAACCCTGCAACTGGAGCCCGAACACCGGAGCGCCAGGGTGGCCATGGCGGAAACCCTGATGCAATTGGGCGAATCCGGCGAGGCTCAGGACTTTCTGCTTCAGGTGTTGCGGCAGGAGCCACAGAACGTACCCGCCCTTTACCTGCTGGGTTTGTGCCACATGCGGCTGGCTGAGGCGCTCAGCGCTTCGACAGAGAGGCAAGTGCAATGGCAAGCCGCTCAAGCCACCTTCCATAGCCTGCTGGGGATAGTTCCCGGACATTTGGAGGCCCAGGTCAATCTGGCCCTGCTGGCGGGCTTGCTGGACTCCGTAGAGGCCTTGAACAGCGGGTTTGGCCTGTTGCTCAACGACGCCTCCCCGGCAGAGAGTGCCCTGATTTGTTATTACTGGAGTGAAGCCCTGCGCCAAGTGGGAGAAGTCGAGGCCGCCACCGAGAAATTGGCTCAGGCCAAGGCCCTGAATCCTGACATTGAAACCCTCATGCAAAGTGTTGCCTTATAG
- a CDS encoding bifunctional diguanylate cyclase/phosphohydrolase codes for MEKQELPKNEARPVSKRLAAKWNQFCSHLSQRVDQCANGILHAEKVQMGKKPHGSKLAKTKLATPEEEIRRLVSSAASLADVWEFFLKRLKSGTPIDFLCFSIKDERGEFIQVRFIHTGVTSRQSEPPRISTADTSNHLVQAYNLKDTTFSPYLKSLGADILSHTPWAAADAEPGTNSFNLFSVPFIAGGEAIAMLTLGFKEMDAFSQAKLSYVYTLRDQIAQLIWNLILQDRMKSQTQVDSLTGLMNYSYFQGVLEREMSKAESNQGSVSIMILDINNIEDINQTLGHQAGDEAICHLASTVRRLSRGLDTIARYGGDEVVVILPETGPKAADEIAHRFLEGLKIRLPEQLRHLSISIGHATYPDDTKTREKLLKLAEQALHLAKFKGNKAGESACIACGEIDQLNDKTVIEVFASQVARKYDNIHVPSVYQELVNHIEKKTPSKAQTDDLMLETITSLAGALEAKDRYTRGHSQAVANYAVALAHALKMTPTEVEEIRAAAFLHDIGKIGIPEDILCKDGPLNEKEWEIMKQHPVIGAQQILYPVASLRPIIPAVECHHENWDGSGHPHGHKGEKIPVGARIVSIVDAFHALTSDRPYRKAMQVANARKILEAGAGTKWDPGLLEAFFNMFTIATPKAPEESSTSVSPILPVQLTLKSAIAN; via the coding sequence GTGGAAAAGCAGGAATTGCCCAAAAATGAAGCCAGGCCGGTCAGCAAGCGGCTGGCCGCCAAATGGAACCAGTTTTGCAGTCACTTGTCCCAGCGGGTGGATCAGTGCGCCAACGGCATTTTGCATGCTGAAAAAGTGCAGATGGGCAAAAAGCCCCACGGCTCTAAACTGGCCAAAACCAAGCTGGCCACCCCGGAAGAAGAAATTCGGCGACTGGTCAGCTCCGCCGCCTCATTGGCCGATGTGTGGGAATTTTTCCTCAAGCGCCTGAAAAGCGGGACGCCCATCGACTTTCTGTGCTTTTCCATCAAGGATGAACGGGGAGAGTTTATTCAGGTCCGCTTTATTCATACCGGAGTCACCTCCAGACAGAGCGAGCCGCCCCGCATTTCCACCGCCGACACCAGTAATCATCTGGTGCAGGCCTACAATCTAAAAGATACCACCTTTTCCCCCTACCTCAAGTCGCTGGGCGCCGATATTCTGTCCCATACGCCCTGGGCGGCAGCGGATGCCGAGCCTGGCACCAACAGTTTTAACCTGTTCAGCGTGCCCTTCATCGCCGGGGGCGAGGCCATTGCCATGCTCACCCTGGGTTTTAAGGAAATGGACGCCTTCTCGCAGGCCAAGCTGTCCTATGTGTACACCCTGCGGGACCAAATCGCCCAGCTCATCTGGAACCTCATCCTGCAGGACCGTATGAAAAGCCAGACGCAGGTGGATAGCCTGACCGGCCTGATGAATTACAGCTATTTTCAGGGCGTTTTAGAACGGGAAATGAGCAAGGCCGAATCCAATCAGGGCTCGGTTTCTATCATGATTCTGGACATCAACAACATCGAGGATATCAACCAGACGTTGGGCCATCAGGCGGGCGACGAGGCCATTTGCCATCTGGCCTCCACCGTCAGAAGGCTGAGTCGGGGTCTGGATACCATTGCCCGCTATGGCGGGGATGAAGTGGTGGTCATTCTGCCGGAAACCGGCCCAAAAGCCGCCGATGAAATCGCCCATCGTTTTTTGGAAGGGCTCAAAATCCGCCTGCCCGAGCAGCTCCGACATTTGTCCATCAGTATCGGGCACGCCACTTACCCGGATGACACCAAAACCCGGGAGAAACTGCTCAAACTGGCTGAACAGGCTTTACATCTGGCCAAGTTCAAGGGCAATAAAGCCGGAGAATCCGCCTGCATTGCCTGCGGAGAGATTGATCAGCTCAACGACAAGACGGTGATTGAGGTCTTTGCCTCGCAGGTGGCCCGCAAGTACGACAATATTCACGTGCCCAGCGTCTACCAGGAACTGGTCAACCACATCGAGAAAAAGACCCCCAGCAAAGCCCAGACCGATGACCTGATGCTGGAAACCATCACTTCGCTGGCCGGGGCCCTGGAGGCCAAGGATCGCTACACCCGGGGGCACTCTCAAGCGGTGGCCAACTATGCTGTGGCCTTGGCCCATGCCTTAAAAATGACCCCCACCGAGGTGGAGGAAATTCGGGCGGCGGCCTTCCTGCATGACATCGGTAAAATCGGCATTCCCGAGGATATTTTGTGCAAGGACGGCCCGCTGAATGAAAAAGAGTGGGAAATCATGAAACAGCACCCGGTCATCGGGGCCCAGCAGATTTTATACCCGGTGGCTTCTCTTCGACCCATCATCCCGGCGGTGGAATGTCACCACGAAAACTGGGACGGCAGCGGCCATCCCCACGGGCATAAAGGCGAAAAAATTCCGGTGGGGGCCCGCATTGTGTCTATTGTGGACGCTTTCCATGCCCTGACCTCCGATCGGCCCTACCGTAAGGCCATGCAAGTGGCCAATGCCCGTAAAATTCTGGAAGCGGGGGCCGGTACCAAGTGGGACCCCGGTCTGCTGGAAGCGTTTTTCAATATGTTCACCATCGCCACCCCCAAGGCCCCGGAGGAAAGCAGCACTTCGGTCAGTCCCATTTTACCGGTGCAACTGACCCTGAAAAGCGCCATCGCAAATTGA
- a CDS encoding glycine C-acetyltransferase, which translates to MTASTEKKSHRLDFLKDEIQRLKDEHLYQALQPFEGPQDAELSMNGRQILNFSSNNYLGLANHPKLIEAAIQATRELGVGAGAVRTIIGTMGIHEQLEEKLARFKHCEATLVLQSGFTANMAAIPPIMGEGDVIISDALNHASIIDAVRLSRGASKDIYAHSDMNALESVLKKHKTARRRLIVTDGVFSMDGDIAKLPDIVSLAEQYNAIVMVDDAHGSGVLGSHGRGTVDHFGLHDQVDIVVGTMSKALGSMGGYVASTQAMREIMVNKARPLLFSTPHPPSVVAACLAAIELLEADDALIQKLWFNTRYFKAGMKSIGLPIDSETPLCPVIVGTSEKAQKLSQRLLEEGIYGRAIVFPTVAADKARVRVIINACHTQAHLDRCIEAFEKIGKELGLLQR; encoded by the coding sequence ATGACTGCCAGCACTGAAAAAAAATCACATCGTCTGGACTTTTTGAAAGATGAAATCCAGCGCCTGAAAGACGAACATTTATACCAGGCCCTGCAACCGTTTGAAGGGCCGCAGGATGCCGAACTTTCCATGAACGGACGGCAAATCCTCAATTTCTCCTCCAACAACTATCTGGGCTTGGCCAATCACCCCAAGCTGATTGAAGCGGCCATCCAGGCCACCCGAGAACTGGGCGTGGGCGCGGGTGCGGTGCGCACCATCATCGGCACCATGGGCATTCACGAGCAACTGGAAGAAAAGTTGGCCCGCTTCAAGCACTGCGAAGCAACGTTGGTGCTGCAATCCGGATTTACGGCCAACATGGCGGCCATTCCCCCCATTATGGGCGAAGGCGATGTTATTATCAGCGATGCCCTGAACCATGCCAGTATCATTGATGCCGTGCGCCTCAGCCGTGGGGCCAGCAAGGATATTTACGCCCACAGCGACATGAACGCCCTGGAAAGCGTGCTTAAAAAGCACAAAACCGCCCGCCGCAGGCTGATCGTCACCGATGGCGTGTTTTCCATGGACGGGGACATCGCCAAATTGCCGGACATTGTGTCGTTGGCCGAGCAGTATAACGCCATCGTCATGGTGGATGACGCCCATGGCAGCGGTGTCTTGGGCAGTCATGGCCGAGGTACCGTGGATCACTTTGGCCTGCACGATCAGGTGGATATTGTGGTGGGCACCATGTCCAAGGCGCTGGGCTCGATGGGTGGCTACGTGGCCAGCACCCAGGCCATGCGAGAGATCATGGTCAACAAGGCCCGCCCGCTGCTGTTCAGCACCCCGCATCCGCCGTCGGTGGTAGCGGCTTGTCTGGCGGCCATTGAACTTTTGGAGGCCGATGACGCCCTGATTCAGAAGCTGTGGTTCAACACCCGCTATTTCAAAGCGGGCATGAAGTCCATTGGCTTGCCCATTGATAGTGAAACCCCGCTTTGCCCGGTGATTGTGGGCACCAGCGAAAAGGCCCAGAAGCTCAGCCAGCGCTTGTTGGAAGAGGGCATTTATGGTCGGGCCATTGTATTCCCCACCGTGGCCGCCGATAAAGCCCGGGTGCGGGTTATCATCAACGCCTGCCACACTCAGGCCCATCTGGACCGGTGTATTGAGGCCTTTGAAAAAATCGGGAAAGAACTGGGTCTGCTCCAGCGTTAG